One Triticum dicoccoides isolate Atlit2015 ecotype Zavitan chromosome 5B, WEW_v2.0, whole genome shotgun sequence genomic window carries:
- the LOC119311065 gene encoding cilia- and flagella-associated protein 20, whose translation MFKNTFQSGFLSILYSLGTKPLQIWDKEVVDGHIKRPQDEDIKSNVLEIVGTNVQSTYITCPADPAATLGIKLPFLALVVKNLKKYFTFEVQVLDDKNVRRRFRASNFQSVTRVKPYICTMPLKLDDGWNNIQLNLLDLTKRAYGTNYVETLRVQVHANCRLRRVYFSDRLYSEEELPAEFKLYLPIQKS comes from the exons ATGTTTAAGAATACATTCCAGTCTGGGTTTCTATCGATTCTCTACAGCCTTGG GACCAAGCCGTTGCAGATatgggacaaggaag TTGTTGATGGGCACATTAAAAGACCCCAGGATGAAGATATTAAGTCTAACGTTCTTGAAATTGTTGGAACAAATGTGCAATCAACGTATATCACTTGCCCAGCTGACCCTGCTGCCACTCTTGGAATTAAGCTTCCATTTCTTGCCCTCGTTGTGAAGAATCTTAAAAAATACTTCACATTTGAGGTCCAAGTTTTGGATGACAAGAATGTTCGCCGACGATTCCGAGCATCAAATTTTCAA TCTGTCACAAGGGTAAAGCCATACATATGCACGATGCCTTTGAAGCTTGACGATGGCTGGAACAACATCCAGTTGAATCTCTTGGACCTGACAAAAAGAGCCTATGGCACAAACTACGTCGAGACGCTCCGCGTGCAAGTCCATGCAAACTGCCGGCTCCGTAGGGTCTACTTCTCCGACCGCCTCTACTCGGAAGAGGAGCTGCCGGCCGAGTTCAAGCTCTACCTTCCAATTCAG AAATCATAG